A portion of the Magnolia sinica isolate HGM2019 chromosome 17, MsV1, whole genome shotgun sequence genome contains these proteins:
- the LOC131230994 gene encoding pentatricopeptide repeat-containing protein At3g62470, mitochondrial-like, giving the protein MLISKTRVFSRVLNGDGERVALLNSRAFFRVWNADAGTERRGSADGESNEGFGSGNSRERMLVLNGCVGKASVLDPRVFRTVSNGCAGKFPILDSRWFSNISNRDPETADEIGGRSEFDDGDEGIKSENPKEKMPVLSSRVSSGVLDVAAMKISVLNSRSFCSAVDGDSESDDETDATDGMDYSNEGLKLADPEEVDRVCKVIEDLFAADRNMEAVLDQCNINLSHSLIVDVLARFCHARKPAFRFFCWAGQKPGFSHDSRTYNAMMSILGKTRQFESMVEMLEDMGKKGLLTMDTFVIAIRAFAAAREMKKAVGIFELMKRYDFKAGVETLNSLLDALARVKLGKEAQALFEKLKDQFSPDLRTYSILLAGWCKVKNLMEAGKVWNEMIDKGLKPDIVAHNTMLEGLFRGRRRSEAIKLFELMKAKGPSPNVRSYTILIRDLCKGNKMEAAVGYFDEMLADGCQPDAAVYTCLIVGFGNQKKMDKVYGLLQEMKEKGCPPDVRTYNALIKLMTNRNMPDDAVRIYKRMVGNGFEPTIHTYNMLMKSYFRSKNYDMGRAVWEEMGKKGCCPDDNSYIVFISGLISQGRSEEACKYIEDMINKGMKAPQLDYNKFAADFSRAGKPDILNELAQKMKFSGKFEVSNMFARWAEMMKKRVKQRNPDQTGQRFF; this is encoded by the coding sequence ATGTTGATATCAAAAACCAGGGTCTTTTCTAGGGTTTTAAATGGAGATGGTGAAAGGGTGGCGTTGTTGAATTCTAGGGCCTTTTTTAGGGTTTGGAATGCAGATGCAGGAACCGAGCGTCGCGGCAGCGCTGATGGTGAGAGCAATGAGGGTTTTGGGTCGGGGAATTCGAGAGAAAGAATGCTGGTTTTGAATGGATGTGTAGGAAAAGCATCTGTGTTGGATCCTAGGGTTTTTCGTACTGTTTCAAATGGTTGTGCGGGGAAATTTCCAATTTTGGATTCTAGGTGGTTTTCTAACATTTCAAATAGGGATCCAGAAACTGCTGATGAAATAGGAGGCAGGAGTGaatttgatgatggtgatgagggTATTAAGTCAGAGAATCCGAAGGAAAAAATGCCAGTTTTAAGCTCTAGGGTTTCTTCTGGGGTTTTGGATGTAGCTGCAATGAAAATTTCTGTTCTGAATTCTAGGTCTTTCTGTAGCGCTGTTGATGGAGATTCAGAGTCCGACGATGAAACTGATGCCACTGATGGCATGGATTATAGCAACGAGGGTTTAAAGTTGGCTGATCCAGAAGAGGTTGATAGAGTGTGTAAAGTTATTGAAGATCTGTTTGCAGCAGATCGTAACATGGAAGCAGTTCTGGATCAGTGCAATATCAATCTATCCCATTCCCTTATTGTGGATGTTTTAGCTCGGTTTTGTCATGCAAGGAAACCCGCATTTCGGTTCTTCTGCTGGGCGGGGCAAAAGCCAGGGTTTTCACATGATTCGCGGACATATAATGCGATGATGAGTATTCTTGGGAAGACGAGGCAGTTCGAGAGCATGGTAGAGATGCTTGAAGATatggggaagaaggggcttctcACAATGGATACATTTGTCATTGCAATTAGGGCATTTGCAGCTGCACGGGAAATGAAGAAAGCTGTTGGGATTTTCGAGTTGATGAAAAGGTATGACTTCAAAGCAGGCGTGGAAACATTGAATTCCCTGTTGGACGCACTTGCAAGGGTGAAGCTTGGAAAGGAAGCTCAGGCTTTGTTTGAGAAGTTGAAGGATCAGTTCTCTCCAGATTTGCGGACATATTCGATTCTGCTTGCTGGATGGTGCAAGGTGAAGAATCTGATGGAGGCGGGAAAGGTTTGGAATGAAATGATTGATAAAGGTTTGAAACCTGATATAGTTGCTCATAACACAATGTTGGAAGGGTTGTTTAGAGGTAGAAGGCGATCAGAGGCAATCAAGCTGTTTGAGCTCATGAAAGCCAAAGGGCCATCACCGAACGTCCGGAGCTACACCATCTTGATAAGGGATTTGTGTAAGGGGAACAAGATGGAAGCAGCAGTTGGGTATTTCGACGAAATGCTGGCTGACGGTTGCCAGCCAGATGCTGCAGTCTACACATGTTTGATTGTTGGGTTTGGAAATCAGAAGAAGATGGATAAGGTCTATGGGTTGCTgcaggagatgaaagaaaagggTTGTCCACCAGATGTGCGGACGTACAATGCTCTAATTAAACTGATGACGAATCGCAATATGCCAGACGATGCCGTGAGGATATACAAAAGGATGGTTGGGAACGGCTTTGAACCGACAATCCACACTTATAACATGTTGATGAAGTCCTACTTCCGTTCAAAGAATTACGACATGGGGCGTGCAGTTTGGGAAGAGATGGGTAAGAAAGGGTGTTGCCCTGATGATAATTCTTATATTGTTTTTATCAGTGGACTTATAAGCCAAGGAAGATCGGAAGAGGCTTGTAAATATATAGAGGATATGATAAACAAAGGAATGAAGGCTCCTCAACTTGATTATAACAAGTTCGCTGCAGATTTCTCTAGAGCGGGAAAACCCGATATCCTCAACGAACTGGCACAGAAAATGAAGTTCTctggcaagtttgaggtttccaaTATGTTTGCAAGATGGGCTGAGATGATGAAGAAGAGAGTTAAGCAGAGAAATCCTGATCAAACAGGGCAGCGGTTTTTTTGA